The nucleotide window attcTTCGAGCTTTcgattgaagaaaaaaacgtaTGTCTGATTTATTCGTGCCTCGATTTTCTCACCAAAAAGTATTATAGAAGATGCCTTTAAAAGCTCAGAGTATTAGAattcctaaaaatattaatgttgcCGACACCGAAAAAAAAAGCTAGGTCGATTTGTTTGTACCTCGGTAAGACACATGAGGCCTCATTCATCAACAAGCTGGGAACAGAGACtttaaaggaatttatttTACCCCAAAACCCACTGAGAAGCAATTTTAAGCcgataaatcaaaaattgtgaGATTTAGTACCAATTTacagtataaaaaaaatgtattttacacCCTGTAGAACGAAAACAAGCAACTTCAGCTGAATGACTCCATTTGTTTTGCTCCGTAGCACCCAACACTCATTTTTAGCATTATTTCTGGGACATCCTGAGTACATATTCCAGCTATCGTATAAACACATATTGGTATTATGTCATAATTCTATATATTCTCATATTTGCTGAAAAGTCGAAACATTGAAGCTTCCAACCCGTAATCCTAATTAGTATTTTGATTTCTTGATTAGAACGATTCACGATAATCTAATATCCGACTCCTGAACAGTGAACCCGAcagaataaattgaaaaaaggcAAGTATAGGCCTTCTCTGAGTGAAGTTGACCTGTTTTTCCAAACATGGAATAATTAATGTCCCCTGAATGAGGTCTAGTGAAATGataataaatgtttgatttttgaacggttttgaaaaattttacatttagtGTGTCAATTTCACTGAAGAGACAAGGCTGTAGAGCAAATTCTCTATAACCACTCACATATTGAATAAGACATTAGTAGCTAGACAAAAACCATAGACAACACCAATCCGCAAGCAATTTACGTTTACTGTATATACAAGCTTTATATCCTTAGATTTTTCCAACAGAAAGGTTCTTAAATTTGAGTTCCACgcaacattttcaatatttcagtaaattGTCTGCGGTTTACACCAATAAACATAATATAGTAAGTTAGAGAGAGACAACACCGATAGACAACATATACATAGACCATACATAAGAACTGACCTACTGCGCTTCCCGAGCACACCTCACGCTCGTCCTCATCGCTAACTGCTTCCACGTCTATTAAAGGACTATTGCTGCGTCCTCCTGTTCCTATTTCGCCTTGAGGTAAGTAAAATTATTTGCGTTAAATAGACATATTATTAGAGATAAGTTGAGAAAGAGtcttttaaaacttgaaataagATGTAATAATTTAGGTAAGTAGTTATTGTTGCCATATGCGGTTTCTGagctatacaggatgtccgtTTCTGGAGTTCAACCTTAAGGACCATTAACGATaggaggtcggttaaattggagtAAAGTGTCAATCAGTTCGAATTACCTCGCCAAATAAGCTAAGGAAAACCATCGCAATTTCATGGCTTTACCTCTAGTCAACCGCTCTCATATCTTATCGAAATCTCCATGGTTGAGCTTCAGAAACAGACACCCTCTATGTACAATTTAATGATGGTATATGTATCTCCGAACTTACTTGTGGATTGTATTacatgaataataaaaatttttgcacTGAATAAACTAACACAACCAATAAAACGTGTTGTAAAAAACAGCTAGTTAACTACACAAGAATGCAGTCGTGTACAGTTAGCCCATCAAGCTAACTTCGCGATAAGTAAATAAGTGAATTATCCATGACAAACAGATATCTACAAATTCGACAAGTCATACTTTATTGAGTTAAAATATCTGCGGATTAAAGCGTTTCAAAACTTGGTTGGTCAGCTTAACCAAGCCACATGCGccgaataataaaaaaatggctggcaatattaataataagtagaataatataaaatggAATTCTGTGTGTAATACTTTAATACTTACCTTAGTAGGAaagattattaatatttatttctaacTACTCAAAGGGTGCTTACACTCAAGTATGTACAGCGCTTAGTTAGTTATATCATCACactgaggattttttttttagtgtaaatgcccttaaaaataaataaaacaggAGAAATATACTGTAAGCGTGCGACGTTTAGATAAATAAATCTATAAGTTACcagacaaaatatttttatgggtacagacaataaattacttcttGCAGCAAACGGTTgacgaaacaaaaaaatctcaaggtgactgtaaaaaattttttcatgtaaattagAATGTAAAAAGACTTACACAAGGCAAAATCCATCCTCCTCCCGCTAGTTTCCAGGGTATCCGATTCAAATGAGTTGTCTCTTGTGGATAGGGAAGACTGAAGTGGCAGAGACATACTTCTATCAATCCTGAAAAACAGTGATCGGATTTTTGTCTCGGAAATTGTCAGATATATCTAAACCAACTCTAAATTTTCGAATtccgaaaaaataattttcttgagaAGTTACGTGTGCAACTCAATTGCTGCAAAATCAAGATTTACCCGACTTTACATCTCTTACGGATTCCGAGATTCGAACAGCGAACCGCGAATTTGAATCACCAAGGACGAATATATACACGTGTCACTTGTTCAAGTCAAAACATAGGAATTGAACAAGTGTTAGAAAGAGCGCATAAGTTTTATTATGTGTTCGATAAAGATCAAGGATGTGAGATGAGAGGCTAGGAgttgaagtgggcggagtcagtccagATCCAGTTGCTAGATCTCCtaccgtttcagaattttgaCTCATATAAGTTCTAGTGGTGGATTCgattagttttgattttttacttatttataaattattgtatatattaggtgtacaactttgcttccgccgtttttgaatagatgtatgtagcggtaagtaattatcgaaataaataaccccatgtgggcatgcaggagccttgggcacctgttaacataacctcataaaaatattagtctatttgtgtcttcatcataaagttattcgcaattgaaaatgtcagtgtacgagccaaattctcgtcatttgcgggaggttttacttttctgcttcaatatgaagaaatctgctgctgaggctcatcgaatgctctcagatacttatggggaagccactattagtgaaaggacatgtcgtgagtggtttcagcgcttcaagaacggtgattttcacgtcgaagaccaacatagcggtggaagaaagaaggttttccaagatgcgaacttggaagcattacttgacgaagactcgtgtcaaagtcaacaagaattggcacaatcattgggagtgactcaacaaacaatctcaaaacgcctcaaagacatgggaatgattcagaagcaaggatattgggtgccgtacgagttgaaaccaagagatattgacaggcgtctgttcgcttgtgaacagttgcttgcaaggcaaagacggaagggatttctgcatcgtattgtgactggggacgagaaatgggttcattacgataatcccaaacgcaaaaagacttggggatatcccggccatgcttccacgtcgacggccaaaccgtctattcatggttccaaaatcatgctctgtatttggtgggatcaactcggcgtaatatattatgagctgttacaaccaactgaaacaatcacaggtgctctttatcgaacccaattaatgcgtttgagccgagcattgaaaaagaaacggctgcaatacaacgagagacatgataaagtgattttgcagcacgataatgctcgaccccatgttgcgcaagtggtcaagaaatacttggaaacattgaaatgggaagtcctaccccacccgccatattctcctgacctagctccttctgattatcacttgtttcgatccatggcacatgggctagctgaccaacacttccggtcttatgaagaagtaagaaattggatagaatcgtggatcgcttcaaaagatgtccaattttttcaacacgggattcgtatgctgcccgaaagatgggagaaagtagtggccagcgatggacaatactttggatcctaaaggtataattagttttttacaataaaatcgcgaaattcggaaaaaaaacggcggaagcaaagttgtacacctaatatttccCCATTATAGCATAACTTAAGTACATCATTGATGAATATGATGATCTGAATTCgctgatatttgtttatgatcTTTTAGTGGGTTTAATGCTGAACCAGTGCTTCTAGCTATAGACTTGAGGTCAACTGATAAACAGAACGAAACAATTCgtttatcatttaaaatgatatcgtaaaataaataaattgaccaATGCAGGTAAAGCATGTAAGGAATATTCATTTTAAGGGTCAGAGTTATtgtgttttcgtttttttttaccgccAACGATAACTACCCACAATTAGTCATTAATGAATTAACCCAATCGTCAATTTCCCTTTCGAATTCGGTTTAACGAAATAAACTTGAACATTCAACAGAAAATCTAATAACAAAATACTCACTTCGACAGTTTGGAATTCTCTCTAGAtccaatttttgaacttttagGCCTATTGGAAGCGTCTACAGCGGCGACACTGCTTGCGCAATTCATGTGAATTCCACTGTCGATGGACGGTCTCTTGATTAGTTTCTGACCATTGCTACCTCTAGTGCTCGATGATAAGTCGGATAACAATGGACTAGGTGAGGAAGTCAGgaatttgttgttattttcgTGGTCCAGATCGATGCTGAGGAACTTCTTGCTATACTCATTTCTGccaataaacatttttgtggtTATAGTTGTTATGGGAAAGTTTATATCCCCTTCGTATAAAACTTAAGCTTGCGAAATGCGGGGAACGTCAGTAAGCCAATTATAGTTATAAACCTTAGAGctcttaaataattaaagccAGTTCTGGCAACTTCGATATTGAGGTGTTATATAACTTATGGTTGTATGACTATTATAATAGTTATACAACCTACTCAGGGATTGTGGTTTTATACAAGTTTATAGAAATTCTATAAATGCTTCCGTTACCACGTGTTGTGATCTATTTAAAGAATGATACGTCTTCCTCTCTTGACAACGTATGCTGTAATAACAATTATGTAAAGTGAAGTACTTTGATGTGTTACTcttaaaggaattttattaagtgATGATTAGtgtaaatttgatatttaaaaacgtGAGTAATACCTAGTAATGGTGCCTGGCCGTAAAAATACCCCATCATGGCTCTTACTGGTTGACGAAATTGAAGCCAACGACCCAATACTACTGGCAGGACTCATTAAGGTCGGAGACACATTTTCCACAGAAGAGTGGCTGGAATGCAAAAGCATATTCGCTTTATCCCGCCTTAATTCCAGTTTTTCCAACTCATCAACCAAATCAGTCTGATTATTGGCGCGAGCGCATTCCAATGAGGACTGATTTTGCTTGTTTTTGATGTTCAAAGCTGTGTGATTCCACTTGTATAGCATTACAGCTGTTTCGGTGTGGCCTCGTTCACATGCCCACATCTACATTAGAAgagataatattaattaacaatacgaaaattaaaactcatCTATTACCAAAGGGGTGTAACCATATTCATCTTGACTAAGAGCGTCCACTTCTGTCTCTAAAAGAAGAGACGAATTTTCCGCCCTCCAATGAAGCATGGCACATACCAGTCTGGAGTAGCCCAGGGATGCAGCTAAATGAAGCAGTGTCATACCTGGAAAgggattaaaaaattgttcaattaaTACAATATATGGACATGTACACTCACCCCTATGACTCGCAAACCATGAAACACTCAGTTCTTCACCAAACTTCCACATCCGCGAGGTCatattttggcaaaaatttaCCAGACGGTCTTCAAAATTGGATTGCGTAAATAATGCCGTGTCTTCGAcctaaaaattacttttcaagaAAAAGATTAAACCATCAGGAGCCAGTCATACGACATCATTATCAGTTGGTTCTTGTTTAATCTGTAATCTATCGTCCATCGCCTCTAACCTCTGCAGCAACGTGAATTTCAGTAAATTGTCATTGGACCTTTCGACTTTCGGCTCTGGTGCCGCAATTTGCTCTTCTTTGGGAGGAAGCTTGTACTCGAATATCACAGAGTTGGAGATCACGTATCCATCACACGCTACTTGTAATGTGGCCAAACCGGCCTCGTGCGCTAATAGGTAACAAAGAATTGTAATAGTTAGTTACATTACAAGGAAGGAAAGGGCTGCTGTTCGTGAATGATCACTAGATCTAAGGAAGAGAATTTACTAAGAGATTACCTGGACAATAGCACCGTAATACTCCGCTTTGTACTAAAGTCGTGGGGACTGGGAATGTATCGAAAAGAACGGTGTAGGGCCCTGAGGAGTGCCAAGGTCCTGTTACCAACACTTTAACACCTCCTTCAGGGTATGCCCATTCGGGGGAATAATCAGTAATTTTTGCTGCCCCTACGACATGAACATGGATTAATTATACACTCGGGTACGCCctctaagtaaaaaaaaccttCTTGGTGTTGAATTCCATTATGTTGTGAATGCTGTTGGTTATGCTGATGAGCATTCTGATTGGAATGGCTCTTGCCGTGTCCGGTCCTGCCCGCTTCGGACGGATTTACTTCTAATAAGGAAGCGTGGCCAGACTCCAAGCCTTCCAGGTCTGGAAATTCGCCTAGCATATCGAAAGCATCCAGGTTCACAAAGACGTCATCGTCCACTACGTGGGTTGGAGATACCACCACATCGCAATTGTTAATGAAATCCATTGGGTTAATGTCTTCTGTTAGAAATGGAAAACATGAGATAAAGGAATAGTCACGAGGCCTAAAAATGGGATGCAGGGCCGGAAATTACGCAAGTGTGTTAAGGAACTTTCTTGTAAGTTATGTAACCTCTTTTTCTCACAACACACTTGTGCGTTAAGCCAAACTTGCCAGTAATGTTGTTTGTAGATTCGTTTCTTTTCTTGATTTGCTGAGTAACATTAGTAGTTTCCGTATTATGATTTCCGTGACGGCCGTCTAACTCGGTTGAACACATAGGCATATTGGCCGAAAGAGTCCTCTGGATATCTTCATGGGACAAATCCAAAGTCTCATTGAAAAATCCCCCACTGATTATGGAAGAACCATCGCTTTTGCTCACTATTGATCCACTAGAGCCCGATCCTAGGAGACGAAAGTTACGTGAATTCCAAATGAAATGTTACCACTTACCTAAGAGCACAACAGTCTCTTCAGAGAAATTTTGATGCTTGAAGTCTTCATTGGGAGTCTCTCCATGTCCGGTGTCCATAAGTTTGGAAGGTGTGGAGGGAGCGCTGGACATAATGACTTCAGCTTGATTTTGAGACCTGAAAAATGACCGTCTGAGGGTTGATCCCAGATTAAGGTAAAATGTCAACATTTATTCTAATATATAGAGGAGTTGCGAGAAAACTGTATGTTCTTACATGTTGTTCCGACTTTGTTGCTGTTGATGCTGCTGTTGGTGTTGATGTGCATTCTGCTGCTGGGCAGCATAAATATTgctttcaaaaaatgattGTCTAACGTTCTCTCCTATGTCCATTTTATTCTCCTTTTGTTGCTTAttctttatttcttgtttattaTTGGGAGCGTGTTGGCATGACGATGGCGGATTGGTGTCCATGACTTCTTGTTTTAAAACTAGATGACTAAAACCCATGGAAATGAGTAACCTAGAAACCTCATGACTTCTAAAACTAAAGACCTTGTTCTCGACTCCTTAACTATCCCCCTATTCGTATTGCAGGTCATGAAGTTGGCCACCGATACGGGGTTAACAAGGTTTTGATGATTTGTACTATTCGTATTGCTGTTTAAGATTAGCAGTCCTCCACTTcctgttaattaaaaagtggCATTACTGGTTTAATTATGCCGCACAGTTGGTTACCTTGAATTTGCGACAAACTCAAAACAAGCGGAGGCGTATTTCCCGAACTCGATGAgcaattatttccattttgtacCGTTAAGTGTGAATTCCTTTCTCTCGAATATACTCTGGGAGAGCTGTGATTGTTAACGTGCAGCGATCCAGAGCCCGTAGTGGAAGAAACTTGGTTGTTACTTTCGGAATTTGATATACTGGAATTCCTGGAATTTGTACTAGAACTAGGAAGCGGTGAACCAGCTTTGGCTGAAGTTATCCTGCGCATTGGATGAGAGCAGCTTTTGCCGTCCGCACAAGTGGAATCTGGACATCCACACTCCAACTGCTTCACCTAGAAAAATCGTCgtcggaatttttttttttttttttggtaaaagaTAGGAAATACCAAAGCAGCTTGTCGCGCAATTCTTTGCTTTTCCATCAGCTGACTCACGATAGCTTCCACAGTTTCAGCAGTTTGCAgcttaaaattcttcaaaacgATCATCAtttattatgcaaaaaataCAGGAAATGGGGCTTACCGATATCTCAAGTTCGTTGTTCAGATCAGGCTCGTCCTCACTGAAAAACATGGGCTTTAACTGCGACACTAACTCGTCTTTCGTCCACTCCTTTTTGTCGGCCCACAATGCCAGATTCGGTGTTATCACTGCCAGCTTGTTGTCATCTGGATACGGAACATTAAGGTAGTGGACAAGGACTATATCCGGATTCTAAAACCAGGAATGTATTATAGTAATTTGAAGTCTGGAAGCCACGAAGTGGGTATATGTTACCTGAAGCAGCCAGTAGCAACGTCGGTGAAAGGTGGGCAGGATTGCTGAATGAACGTAACAGCCGTAAATACACTGGAAGAAAAAGGATGGACGTAAAGCTCCAGTGTAGTAAAGTCTTTGTGGACGATTGGAACGgccagaaaataaattacaaattaaagcTTGTTTTCGCGTTATTTTGTAAACCTTTAAACTTCCTCAAAAAATCCGACCTAAAATTTGTCCAACTCAGCTCCAAAACACGAacacaaaaacttttattccgAATTACTCGCGAAAGCTTAAGATTATCATTAATTAGAACGTTCCGATAACGTCACTGCAAAAGCTCCACCGTTCGAATCGAATGACTGAATTGAGAGCTTTAGAGCTGTCCAAGGGAAAATGTAACCATTCAGGCTGTTGAATTAAACCGAATtaaagaggaacattttatcTTTTTCGATAGATCTAAGGGTGGTAAAAGGTTTTATTCCGAGCTTCACATTAGACAAATTCAATTGATAGGgtggtttttttattgtaactcCTCACGAGAGAGGGATTTAGAGATACGCcgtttaattttctattctaGATGCTTTATCTTTCAGCCGGGAAGTTGCGAAAAGCATGAAAGTTTTATCATATTAAAACAAGTGGAAAAGCTTAGTTAAAAACTGCAATTAAACTATGTGGACTTCTTGGAGTACACTGAGAAGTTTACGCCGAGGAGGTAGCTCTACTTCTATTTCCCTCAAAAGATGTAGACTCATTGTTTCCGCCATTGATGTAATCAAACATCGCCAGTCTTTGTGccagtaaaactttttaccgTACTCGTACTGTAAAGTGCTACTTCCAGCTTGTAAAAGCGGGCGGTAAATCAATTTAACCGCACGCtcgtggaaaaaataaattacaaaaactcCATAAAACCAATTTGCATCAACCCTAACGGGATAATTTCGGTGTTGTTCCCAAccttcattaaaaataaacgttatCCATTTCGTTGGAACTTATTTTTATCTAGAACTAATTATCAGAGTTGTTCACCCTTGGCGAAACAGTGCTAATCTTAATTTCATTATCTTCGCGATTTTTTACGATAGTAATTTCAGGAAGGGCTCGACCGACGACCTAATTTAAGGGCTACTTactaattaaatgaaaattttgcaggTAATTTAGCATTGTGATAACAGAGATTTGCGAAAAGAAACATCGTTGGATGACTCTTTGCCTTCATCCATTTAAAGGATGTTTGAGCCTTATGTAAAATGGTTAATAAATGGCAAGGGCCAGCGCATTCCAAGCCTATGTTGGGAAAAAACACAAACTGATTGGATCAAACGTAAATTTATATGtgcgtaaaaaaaaatgaggaaCGACACGCATTTTAACCCTGCTTTAGGGGTAGTTCGTTTCGTTCGGGgcttatttatatcaaaagaAATTTGCGTTTTACCAAATCCAGAATGCTGGAAATCCGCCGACTTTAACCTTAATCACGGAAATATCACCTGGCACACTTTTTCGTCCTCCATTAGCAACGggacaaaaacattaaacagTCCTTCCGCGCTTTCGCCGTTCGTGGGgcttttttcgaaaacatttttatatccGAAATCTGTGCAATTTAAGCGAagattaatgtttttaaacgCCGGTTAATTAACCCAAACAATTACCTCGTCTTAACGGCGCCGAGCCAcgaaaaaggaaataaacgGAATTAGTTTTGCGGAcgaaacaaatattatttttcgctTTACGCGCTTGCAGTTTTTTTTGAATGGGATGGGATGAAATGGTCCGCTGACGCCGTTTATTATGTGTTCAGGGAATCTCTGCTAATTTTAACAGCGATAGGACAGGAAAAGGTCAGATCTCGTTACTGGGGGAATCTGGACTTGTGCTATTTTTGCGGGAGTATTATGGCAAATGTACTTTAATGCCCGCAGAGAACATGAAAGTTCCGAGTTTGAGTATAAAATCGACACATAAAGAACCCGTTTAGTAGTCGCATGAGGCAAAGTTGAAGATGGAGAGTCATGCACGCACGGAAAAGTGCATTTCGGAACGTGTAACGAACGATCCTTTTCATTAGGAGCCcgcaaatggcattttccatgCATGCTGAATTTTCCCGGGTCTCTGCGGGAAAGATGTATTGTCAGTCAAAAAACGCAAATTTTCAGCGACGTATAATGAAAAACCATTCTACCTCAGTTCCTTGGACTTTCAGCTTCATGTGGTCCTCCCTGGTGGTTTTCCCATCTTTCCTCTTCTTCCAGCAATACCCGTCCCTGCGGTATCGCACTTTTTTCCTACTGTACAATAGCATGGATCCACTTTTAGGCCTGAAACCGAACATTTGTTTGTTAGTTGTGAAATTCGTCGTGTTATTAACGGTCGGTTTTAGAATTTACTGCAGTcgaaatcatttaaaattgattctCATATCATGTTCATTCGCAGCCAACTGGCTGCCTCCTGTGTTTTCAGGAGCCGATATATCGAACCACAACAGTGCGATAAATTTTGTCGCAGCTGTGTTAACAAACTAACCTTATTACGtgcatatttatattattatagtGAAAtttagtgaaataaattaggaTCGATTTGACAATGGTCGCCAGGGTGTAATAAGGGTCCGGCTTTATTTAGAAGCTTTACACATTTCGGACTGAAATCGTTAGGATTTGTCGTACTgtttttaagtaatatttgTCAAGGAAGTGAATAAATGGATTCAGTAAATTAATCCTGGAATTAATGTCCCGAACTTCATTGGAAAGCAGTCGAATCGGTTACGGAAGATAGTTAAACTTTTGCATACGTTCGCATTAAATTTATACGCGATTTACGGGATAATGCTTTCGGTAAAGTTAGATTTGATTCGTGAGTAATTACAAGAAAACGCGACCCAATTCAATTATAATGTTCCCGTTCACATTTTGATTCTGTGTTGGCTCTCCTTCGTCTTGCAATTAcgtcaaaaacaaatttaattttcgagaaatgTAAATAGCTCCCAAATATCCTCGAGCCCGTGTACGCGTATGTAACTATCGAAGCAAAAAGAGGAAAAGTGAACTCCACTCTACCCTGAGGGCCAATCTAAATAGCGTGTTGGCTAAAGGCGAATAAGGAAATGAATGTAAAACGGCTTTAGAAAATTGGGTGCTGAACGTGCATTTCCGTGActgaaaaatgatatttgGCTCAGTGTGGTAGGTAATGATGATGGTGGGGCACAAGTTGCATTTATCGGTGgttttctagaatttttagcAGGCTTGATGTTGGGACGTCtctaatagaaaaatttctaaaacattAAGAAACCGCATGGAAATATGCTTTGGAACACGTGTGCAACAGTTGCGATTTGTGTCCAGTAATAGACGCATTCTTCAGATAGATTTAAATGGAGCGGTAGACTGTaagggtgtcccattttcgTTGTAATCGTGTGAAATCTTGGCTGTTACCAAAGATAGAGTGATACGGTTTTCGCGAacctttgtcattttttagtGAAACTAATGATGACGTTGACGGAATTGATCCAGCTACCTTACACTTTTGCACTAcaggacatttttaaaaatactgtaTTTTATCCCCCCCCATAGTTTCAACATGCGataagttattgaaaatgtaaaaacacTGTGggatagagatttttacgtAGAATTCAGTGGCGCActaagattttatttataattcatagtttttaagatatgagccaaacttatgtttttttttaaatggggcACTTTGTACATTTTTACTTATTCTGATTTCCCTGATTTTCCccattccaaaaatacaaaactcgATATGGTTGTTTCAAATGATAATGTCACAAATTGACACTTTCTGttagaataattattactagAGGCgatcatatttaaaacaaaataattagtgaCAATATAATTGACATTATAATTGTTATCATAAATATAATGACGTTATAATtgacaataattatattaacatttaaaatttaattaacaatatgcATTATGAAAGGGCTCAACATATAATCTTATTTTTACAACATGAATATATTaccaacaaaaacaaattta belongs to Euwallacea similis isolate ESF13 chromosome 7, ESF131.1, whole genome shotgun sequence and includes:
- the Camta gene encoding calmodulin-binding transcription activator 2, with protein sequence MEFHPWQKGPKDDLTSSSSTKLPPEKPMTNTAPKVIRTINGNELNANNIILLRSAKTVDGGHILLRTDNFVKNNILLDDGGGESKIGQIILQPNSEYKKGVYLQGVKRLGTSAPIFLLSSPESGGHLIIHTAPEQTVTVPHKTERVDPGLKESSSSLEALTDDAGCSSNSRGATRTGSDGEPIKLPENLESLPRADHFPTQRHRWNTNEEIAAILISFDRHAEWQSKEVKIRPKSGSMLLYSRKKVRYRRDGYCWKKRKDGKTTREDHMKLKVQGTECIYGCYVHSAILPTFHRRCYWLLQNPDIVLVHYLNVPYPDDNKLAVITPNLALWADKKEWTKDELVSQLKPMFFSEDEPDLNNELEISNFKLQTAETVEAIVSQLMEKQRIARQAALVKQLECGCPDSTCADGKSCSHPMRRITSAKAGSPLPSSSTNSRNSSISNSESNNQVSSTTGSGSLHVNNHSSPRVYSRERNSHLTVQNGNNCSSSSGNTPPLVLSLSQIQGSGGLLILNSNTNSTNHQNLVNPVSVANFMTCNTNRGIVKESRTSHLVLKQEVMDTNPPSSCQHAPNNKQEIKNKQQKENKMDIGENVRQSFFESNIYAAQQQNAHQHQQQHQQQQSRNNIRSFFRSQNQAEVIMSSAPSTPSKLMDTGHGETPNEDFKHQNFSEETVVLLGSGSSGSIVSKSDGSSIISGGFFNETLDLSHEDIQRTLSANMPMCSTELDGRHGNHNTETTNVTQQIKKRNESTNNITEDINPMDFINNCDVVVSPTHVVDDDVFVNLDAFDMLGEFPDLEGLESGHASLLEVNPSEAGRTGHGKSHSNQNAHQHNQQHSQHNGIQHQEGAAKITDYSPEWAYPEGGVKVLVTGPWHSSGPYTVLFDTFPVPTTLVQSGVLRCYCPAHEAGLATLQVACDGYVISNSVIFEYKLPPKEEQIAAPEPKVERSNDNLLKFTLLQRLEAMDDRLQIKQEPTDNDVVEDTALFTQSNFEDRLVNFCQNMTSRMWKFGEELSVSWFASHRGMTLLHLAASLGYSRLVCAMLHWRAENSSLLLETEVDALSQDEYGYTPLMWACERGHTETAVMLYKWNHTALNIKNKQNQSSLECARANNQTDLVDELEKLELRRDKANMLLHSSHSSVENVSPTLMSPASSIGSLASISSTSKSHDGVFLRPGTITRNEYSKKFLSIDLDHENNNKFLTSSPSPLLSDLSSSTRGSNGQKLIKRPSIDSGIHMNCASSVAAVDASNRPKSSKIGSRENSKLSKIDRSMSLPLQSSLSTRDNSFESDTLETSGRRMDFALCEIGTGGRSNSPLIDVEAVSDEDEREVCSGSAVGEQDARVLTLAEQIIAAMPDRIKNESEDLLMESSPGPPDSQQPSETLYDVYMEPLLEPSSSSFESSEFNFEFSDNNYRYYDVATPQSSLSPASSSCLQSPCSFTLDSPSPPPTTADFCEFFQASGTVFEKDFSNLTLSDREQRELYEAAKIIQKAYRSYKGRQQQEQDKERQAAVIIQNYYRRYKQYAYYKQMTHAATVIQNGFRSYCEHKRFKKSQEAAVCIQNYYRNYKEAVGGRGSREGTPASSGLKRTYSQRRQHQAARKIQQFMRQSKNNIWDEPVGSSTVTERTSRKREAGGPVSGCPPKLTISRGLLQLHRHK